Proteins encoded in a region of the Thiohalorhabdus denitrificans genome:
- a CDS encoding molybdopterin-containing oxidoreductase family protein produces MAAEGTTWKRTTCYECDANCAFDVAVDGAGRAVDLSGPDCPRGAAQLERQYHPERLLQPLRRVGPRGSDRFEPISWDEALDTIAARLAEIRERHGAEQAAFFAGYTKEARPQLQRLAHAFGSPNYLTESGCCFSATLAAEKLTLGYRLKSASLLEAEQTRCLLVWSTNPPASVVPFEEHHAAQRREGRAMVVVDPRRTRTAEAADIHLQIRPGTDGALALAFHHVIFENGWADEAFLKRWALGWNSLRDYAREFPPERVARICGVDAGAIRRAAELYATSGPAQIALSPTATVQHSNGFQNHRAIILLAATTGNLDIPGGNRFFLDKVRPKPIDLFRETIDDLPPRLGEETYPIWTRYWPAGQSMLLPDAILTGEPQPIRGLFAIGINASMWPNSGRMLAALEALEFFACSDFFLTETAKRADIVLPAATNLEREALVAYPGCQFRGEVRYRHSVLEPRGEARPDAQVALDLGVRLGMAERFWHGDLAASWAEAAEGLAPEVRRQAYEDPDGAMVFADALDEEAFEGERLYEVRGFPTASGKVEFDSQELRAAGYDGLPVYREPAESPASTPELAREHPFVLTSGGRSKYFTHSQQQRFPSLAARDPVPRAQLHPWDAEPLEIADGAPVEVHTPRGAVTFTAEVTDAVKPGVVHCFHGWAGADVNRLTDHAHPDPISGFPPFKSGLCNVAPAGE; encoded by the coding sequence ATGGCGGCGGAAGGCACCACCTGGAAGCGCACCACCTGCTACGAATGCGACGCCAACTGCGCCTTCGACGTAGCCGTCGACGGCGCCGGCCGGGCCGTGGACCTGAGCGGCCCCGACTGTCCCCGGGGCGCCGCCCAGCTGGAGCGGCAGTACCACCCGGAGCGGCTGCTCCAGCCGCTCCGGAGGGTGGGCCCCAGGGGGAGCGACCGCTTCGAGCCCATCTCCTGGGACGAGGCCCTGGACACCATCGCCGCCCGGCTGGCGGAGATCCGCGAGCGCCACGGGGCCGAGCAGGCGGCCTTCTTCGCCGGCTACACCAAGGAGGCGCGGCCGCAGCTGCAGCGCCTGGCCCACGCCTTCGGCTCGCCCAACTACCTCACCGAGTCGGGCTGCTGCTTCTCGGCCACCCTGGCGGCGGAGAAGCTGACGCTGGGCTACCGCCTCAAGTCCGCCAGCCTGCTGGAGGCCGAGCAGACCCGCTGCCTGCTCGTGTGGTCCACCAACCCGCCGGCCTCGGTGGTGCCCTTCGAGGAGCATCACGCGGCGCAGCGCCGGGAAGGACGGGCCATGGTGGTGGTGGACCCGCGGCGAACCAGGACCGCCGAGGCGGCGGACATCCACCTGCAGATTCGACCCGGCACCGACGGCGCCCTGGCGCTGGCCTTCCACCACGTCATCTTCGAGAACGGCTGGGCGGACGAGGCCTTCCTCAAGCGCTGGGCCCTGGGCTGGAACAGCCTCCGCGACTACGCGCGGGAATTCCCGCCGGAGCGGGTGGCCCGCATCTGCGGGGTGGACGCCGGGGCCATTCGCCGTGCCGCGGAGCTGTACGCCACCTCCGGTCCGGCCCAGATCGCCCTGTCGCCCACCGCCACCGTCCAGCACAGCAACGGCTTCCAGAACCACCGGGCCATCATTCTGCTGGCGGCCACCACCGGCAATCTGGACATTCCCGGCGGCAACCGCTTCTTCCTGGACAAGGTCCGGCCCAAGCCCATCGACCTGTTCCGCGAGACCATCGACGATCTTCCCCCCCGGCTCGGCGAGGAGACCTACCCCATCTGGACCCGCTACTGGCCGGCGGGCCAGAGCATGCTGCTGCCCGACGCCATCCTCACCGGGGAGCCCCAGCCCATCCGGGGGCTCTTCGCCATCGGCATCAACGCCTCCATGTGGCCCAACAGCGGCCGCATGCTCGCCGCCCTGGAGGCCCTGGAGTTCTTCGCCTGCTCCGACTTCTTTCTCACCGAGACGGCCAAGCGGGCGGACATCGTGCTGCCCGCGGCCACCAACCTGGAGCGCGAAGCGCTGGTGGCCTACCCGGGCTGCCAGTTCCGCGGCGAGGTGCGCTACCGCCACTCCGTGCTGGAGCCGCGCGGCGAGGCCCGGCCCGATGCCCAGGTTGCCCTGGACCTGGGGGTGCGCCTGGGCATGGCGGAGCGCTTCTGGCACGGCGACCTGGCGGCGTCCTGGGCGGAGGCCGCCGAGGGGCTGGCCCCGGAGGTGCGCCGCCAGGCCTACGAGGACCCGGACGGGGCCATGGTCTTCGCGGACGCCCTGGACGAGGAGGCCTTCGAGGGCGAGCGGCTCTACGAGGTGCGGGGCTTCCCCACCGCCAGCGGCAAGGTGGAGTTTGACTCCCAGGAGCTGCGGGCGGCGGGCTACGACGGGCTGCCGGTGTACCGCGAGCCGGCGGAGAGCCCCGCGTCCACCCCCGAACTGGCCCGGGAGCACCCCTTCGTGCTCACCAGCGGCGGGCGCAGCAAGTACTTCACCCACTCCCAGCAGCAGCGCTTCCCCTCCCTGGCCGCCCGGGATCCGGTTCCGCGGGCCCAGCTCCATCCCTGGGACGCCGAGCCGCTGGAGATCGCCGACGGCGCGCCGGTGGAGGTGCACACGCCCCGCGGGGCAGTGACCTTCACCGCCGAGGTGACCGACGCGGTGAAGCCCGGGGTGGTGCACTGCTTCCACGGCTGGGCCGGGGCGGACGTAAACCGCCTCACCGACCACGCCCACCCCGATCCCATCAGCGGCTTCCCGCCCTTCAAGTCCGGGCTGTGCAACGTGGCGCCCGCCGGGGAGTAA
- a CDS encoding MFS transporter, translating into MQADDHPAEPEAVPRWILPAIVLGQVLATSVWFAANAVIPELQARWGLAGGEGLVTAAVQLGFISGTLVFALLGVADRLHPGRVFLGSALIAAAANLAVAAVPGSLEAVLAVRFLTGFFLAGVYPVGMKIAAGWYRGGLGLALGFLVGALVLGTASAHLVGALGAAWDWRLVLGTSSLAAVLGGLLVGRVPEGPYLARGGPVRFGGVLGAFRRPRFRAAVLGYFGHMWELYAFWAFVPVWLLARGFPVDETALLTFGVIAAGALGCAGGGLLARRLGSGPVALGQLAVSGLCCLASPLAFAAPEGLLVPFLLVWGVTVAGDSPQFSALNARHAPRALVGSALTLANSIGFAVTVASLALLAAVRYALPPAYLLLPLAAGPLFGLWFGRCLWRGAEGPA; encoded by the coding sequence GTGCAAGCCGACGACCATCCCGCCGAGCCGGAAGCCGTCCCCCGCTGGATTCTGCCCGCCATCGTCCTGGGTCAGGTCCTGGCCACCTCCGTCTGGTTCGCCGCCAACGCCGTGATACCGGAGCTGCAGGCCCGCTGGGGGCTGGCCGGCGGGGAGGGGTTGGTAACCGCGGCGGTGCAGCTCGGCTTCATAAGCGGCACCCTGGTGTTCGCCCTGCTGGGCGTGGCGGACCGCCTCCATCCCGGTCGGGTCTTCCTGGGCTCCGCACTGATCGCGGCGGCGGCCAATCTGGCGGTGGCCGCGGTGCCGGGCTCGCTGGAGGCGGTGCTGGCCGTCCGCTTTCTTACCGGCTTCTTCCTTGCCGGGGTCTATCCGGTGGGCATGAAGATCGCCGCGGGCTGGTATCGGGGCGGGCTCGGCCTGGCCCTGGGCTTCCTGGTGGGGGCGCTGGTGCTGGGTACGGCCTCGGCGCATCTGGTAGGTGCCCTTGGCGCGGCCTGGGACTGGCGGCTGGTTCTGGGGACCTCCTCGCTGGCGGCGGTCCTCGGCGGCCTCCTGGTCGGGCGCGTTCCGGAGGGGCCCTACCTGGCGCGGGGCGGCCCGGTGCGTTTCGGTGGCGTGCTCGGGGCCTTCCGGCGGCCCCGCTTCCGCGCCGCGGTCCTGGGCTACTTCGGCCACATGTGGGAGCTCTACGCCTTCTGGGCCTTCGTGCCGGTGTGGCTGCTGGCCCGGGGCTTCCCGGTGGACGAGACGGCCCTGCTCACCTTCGGCGTGATCGCCGCCGGGGCCCTGGGCTGTGCCGGCGGCGGCCTCCTGGCCCGGCGCCTGGGCAGCGGCCCGGTGGCCCTGGGGCAGCTGGCGGTGTCCGGGCTGTGCTGCCTGGCCTCACCGCTGGCCTTCGCGGCCCCGGAAGGCCTGCTCGTGCCCTTCCTGTTGGTCTGGGGGGTGACGGTGGCGGGAGACTCGCCGCAGTTCTCCGCCCTGAACGCCCGCCATGCCCCCCGTGCGTTGGTGGGCTCCGCCCTGACCCTGGCCAACTCCATCGGCTTCGCCGTGACGGTCGCCAGCCTCGCCCTGCTGGCGGCCGTCCGCTACGCCCTGCCGCCGGCCTACCTCCTGCTGCCGCTCGCCGCCGGCCCCCTGTTCGGCCTCTGGTTCGGGCGGTGCCTGTGGCGCGGCGCGGAGGGACCAGCCTGA
- a CDS encoding BaiN/RdsA family NAD(P)/FAD-dependent oxidoreductase — translation MVPSPPSGNRGPNQSEEGVAHYDVVIIGAGAAGLMCAATAGQRGRRVLVVEHAGKVGKKILMSGGGRCNFTNLHTGPEHFLSANPHFMKSALARYTQWDFLALVERHRIPYHEKKAGQLFCDRKAKDILGMLLEECRAGGVTIRTKCAVRDLTVDSPHRIATDLGEFTADSLVIATGGLSIPRMGATAFGLELAERLGLAIQRPRPALVPFTLPRGQREELAELSGISLEAEVRCGDAAFREAVLFTHQGLSGPAVLQASSYWTPGTPVTIDLLPDLDLEETVAAARRNHPNLHLKNLLTDFLPRRVAQRWCAQRVPDRPLGQLSRADLQRAAEHLHRWTFTPAGTEGYATAEVTRGGVDTGELSSRTMEAKRYPGLYFIGEVVDVTGHLGGHNFQWAWASGHATGEAV, via the coding sequence ATGGTACCCTCTCCGCCCTCCGGGAACAGAGGCCCGAACCAGTCGGAGGAAGGCGTGGCCCACTACGACGTGGTCATCATCGGCGCCGGCGCCGCCGGGCTCATGTGCGCCGCCACCGCCGGGCAGCGCGGCCGGCGGGTGCTGGTGGTGGAGCACGCCGGCAAGGTGGGCAAGAAGATCCTCATGTCCGGCGGCGGGCGCTGCAACTTCACCAACCTCCACACCGGCCCCGAGCACTTCCTCTCCGCCAACCCCCACTTCATGAAATCGGCCCTGGCCCGCTACACCCAGTGGGACTTCCTCGCCCTGGTGGAGCGCCACCGCATCCCCTACCACGAGAAGAAGGCCGGCCAGCTGTTCTGCGACCGCAAGGCCAAGGACATCCTCGGTATGCTGCTGGAGGAATGCCGGGCTGGCGGGGTGACCATCCGCACCAAGTGCGCCGTGCGGGACCTCACCGTGGACTCCCCCCACCGGATCGCCACCGACCTGGGGGAGTTCACCGCCGACTCCCTGGTGATCGCCACCGGCGGGCTGTCCATCCCGCGCATGGGCGCCACAGCCTTCGGCCTGGAGCTGGCGGAGCGGCTGGGCCTGGCCATCCAGCGGCCACGGCCCGCCCTGGTGCCCTTCACCCTGCCCCGGGGGCAGCGCGAGGAGCTGGCCGAACTGTCCGGGATCTCCCTGGAGGCGGAGGTACGCTGCGGGGACGCGGCCTTCCGCGAGGCGGTGCTGTTCACGCACCAGGGCCTGTCCGGCCCGGCCGTCCTCCAGGCCTCCTCCTACTGGACGCCCGGAACACCGGTAACCATCGACCTCCTGCCGGACCTGGACCTGGAGGAGACCGTGGCCGCGGCCCGGCGCAACCACCCCAACCTCCACCTGAAGAACCTGCTGACCGACTTCCTGCCCCGGCGGGTGGCCCAGCGCTGGTGCGCCCAGCGGGTGCCCGACAGGCCCCTGGGCCAGCTCTCCCGGGCGGACCTGCAGCGGGCCGCCGAGCACCTGCACCGCTGGACCTTCACGCCCGCCGGCACCGAGGGCTACGCCACGGCGGAGGTGACCCGGGGCGGCGTGGACACCGGGGAGCTCTCCTCGCGGACCATGGAGGCGAAACGGTATCCGGGGCTCTACTTCATCGGCGAGGTGGTGGACGTCACCGGCCATCTGGGCGGGCACAACTTCCAGTGGGCCTGGGCCTCCGGTCACGCCACGGGGGAGGCGGTCTAG
- a CDS encoding HAD family hydrolase: MEQPQRALTFDLDETLWPCEDVIARAEGAVYRWLATHCPRITAEYGQEEMRAIRLEMAERHPDLAADMTALRVASLRWHAERAGYAPGVAEAAMEVFLAERNRVTPFEEVPGILERLGARFPLVALTNGNAHVPHTPLAGMFDLVLSAGDVGAPKPHPAMFRAACGELGLPATALVHMGDDPVRDVQAARDLGARTVWINRAAASWPDGLARPHHELPCLRGLPALLEDGGA; this comes from the coding sequence ATGGAACAGCCACAACGCGCACTGACCTTCGATCTCGACGAGACCCTCTGGCCCTGCGAGGACGTGATCGCCCGGGCGGAGGGGGCGGTGTACCGCTGGCTGGCCACCCACTGCCCGCGGATCACCGCCGAATACGGCCAGGAGGAGATGCGGGCCATCCGCCTGGAGATGGCCGAGCGCCATCCCGACCTGGCGGCCGATATGACCGCCCTGCGCGTGGCCTCCCTGCGCTGGCACGCGGAGCGGGCGGGCTATGCCCCCGGCGTGGCCGAGGCCGCCATGGAGGTCTTTCTCGCCGAGCGCAACCGCGTCACCCCCTTCGAGGAGGTACCGGGGATTCTGGAGCGGCTGGGCGCCCGCTTCCCCCTGGTGGCCCTGACCAACGGCAACGCCCACGTCCCTCACACCCCCCTGGCCGGGATGTTCGACTTGGTCCTGTCCGCCGGGGACGTGGGCGCCCCCAAGCCCCATCCGGCCATGTTCCGGGCCGCCTGCGGCGAGCTGGGCCTTCCCGCCACCGCCCTGGTGCACATGGGGGACGATCCGGTACGGGATGTCCAGGCGGCGCGGGATCTCGGCGCCCGGACCGTCTGGATCAACCGGGCCGCGGCCTCCTGGCCCGATGGCCTGGCCCGGCCCCACCACGAGCTTCCCTGCCTGCGCGGGCTGCCCGCCCTCCTGGAGGACGGGGGCGCTTGA